The window CGCCCCGTAGATGTCCGAGTACAGCCTGTCACCGACCATCAGCGCCTCGTGGGGCTCGACGTTGAACTTCCGCAGGGCCTTCTCAAATATCTTTCTGTGAGGCTTCTTAACGCCGAGATCGTTGGATATAAAGACCTCATCAAAATATTCATCGAGCTCGAGGCGGAGTATCTTTTCCCACTGTTTTATGGGGTCGCCGTCGGTAATCACCCCGAGGCCAAAGCCATCTTTCTTGAGCTCGAGGAGGACTTTTCTAGCGCCCTTGACGCTTTTGAGGTAGGCGAACTTGGTGTTGTGATACGCTATAACTCCTGCGGCTATCCACTTGGGGTTGTTCGGTAGGTCAAGCCTCCTCAGGAGGTAGTCGAAGTGCCTCCCAAAGTTGCTTCCGTACTCGTTTATGAGCTCGAGGAGCTCATGGTAAGCGGTTTCAAAATCAACGGGAAGCCCGTGGCGTACCATGTTCTCTATAGCGTTTTTCCTGGCCATCTCGGCGAGTTTGCTCGTGTCAACGAGCGTGTCGTCGAGGTCAAAGAACACGACTCTTATCATCTAGTCACCACCATCCCTACGCTTTTCTCCTATTTAATCCTTCCCAAGGCCGAGGAACGGGCCTTTCCTCTCACTCACCTGCCTCCTCGCCCACCTCATGGCCTGAAAGTACTCGTCCTCCTCCATAAGCTCGTTGAGCAAATCTTCGAGCTTCCAGGTAAGGGACGTTTCCGTCGTGGTGGCAAATATTACCCTCCCAAGGTCGAGGGAGCGGACTGCTTTTATTACCCCCTTCAGCGTCTCGTTGTCAACGTCATGCATTATCACGAACTTTCTGAGATGCCAGTAGCTCGAACCTCTCAGCTTTTCGGCTTTAGTAACTATCTCTCCAACGATCCAGCCCCGGCAATACTCGGGAACCTCAAGGACATCCAGGCCGTTTAGGACATCCATTATCTTTTCGACCTCATCCTCATTAAAGCCAATGAGGAGAACCTTTCCACCCATCATATCAGCCCCTTAATCCTCTTCATCAACTTTTCCATAGCCTCACCAGCCGGACAGCGCAGGAAGACGTCGGCTATGGGCGTGATCCCGCTTTCCTCAGGATTTACCTCAATGACTTTGCCCCCAGTTTCCCTGACGATCTGGGGGATGTAAGCTGCGGGATAGACAACACCGCTGGTACCAATCACTAGAACCAGGTCTGCCTTCTCCGCGAGCTTAAAGGCCTCGTCCAGGGCTTTCCTCGGCAGCGGCTCGCCAAACCACACCACGTCAGGCCTCAGAAGCGAATCGCAGTTTGGGCACTTTGGCAGGTCTTTTTGGACCAGGAACTCTTCCAAGCGACCATTCTCCTTGAGGTTTTCCTCATAGCCACAGGAAGTACACCTAACGCGAAAGATGTTGCCGTGGAGCTCGATGAGGTTTTTTGTGCCGGCCTCACGATGGAGGTCGTCAACATTCTGGGTTATCACAGCCTTCAAAATGCCCATCTCCTCGAGCTCAGCTAAAGCGTAATGAGCCCTGTTGGGTCTGGCTTTCATTATGAGCCCCATTCTCCACTTGTAGAAGCTCCAGACGAGGTGAGGGTCCTTCCTGAAGGCTTCTGGCGTTGCCAGCTCCTCCGGCCTGTGCTTCTTCCAGAGGCCGTTAAAGCCCCTGAAGGTTGGAACACCGCTCTCTGCGCTTATTCCAGCCCCGGTAAAGGCTATGGCAAACCTCGAGCGGGCGAGCAGTTTTGAGGCTTCCTCTATCATGATTATACTTACTCGGCTATCTTTAAAAATCATGCCTGACCTTGAGCCCTTTTCCCATCTACGCCGAATAATCTTTGAAGCAGGTTTCACATTTTCGTGCGAGCCTTTAAATTGTATCCATGAGTACATTTTACAGAGGTGAGAG of the Thermococcus onnurineus NA1 genome contains:
- a CDS encoding TIGR02253 family HAD-type hydrolase, translated to MIRVVFFDLDDTLVDTSKLAEMARKNAIENMVRHGLPVDFETAYHELLELINEYGSNFGRHFDYLLRRLDLPNNPKWIAAGVIAYHNTKFAYLKSVKGARKVLLELKKDGFGLGVITDGDPIKQWEKILRLELDEYFDEVFISNDLGVKKPHRKIFEKALRKFNVEPHEALMVGDRLYSDIYGAKQVGMRTVWFKYGKYANRELDYLEYADFAIKSLGEVLEIVRGLNLEEKERADKEVHAD
- the cobB gene encoding NAD-dependent protein deacetylase; the encoded protein is MIEEASKLLARSRFAIAFTGAGISAESGVPTFRGFNGLWKKHRPEELATPEAFRKDPHLVWSFYKWRMGLIMKARPNRAHYALAELEEMGILKAVITQNVDDLHREAGTKNLIELHGNIFRVRCTSCGYEENLKENGRLEEFLVQKDLPKCPNCDSLLRPDVVWFGEPLPRKALDEAFKLAEKADLVLVIGTSGVVYPAAYIPQIVRETGGKVIEVNPEESGITPIADVFLRCPAGEAMEKLMKRIKGLI
- a CDS encoding DUF3783 domain-containing protein, coding for MMGGKVLLIGFNEDEVEKIMDVLNGLDVLEVPEYCRGWIVGEIVTKAEKLRGSSYWHLRKFVIMHDVDNETLKGVIKAVRSLDLGRVIFATTTETSLTWKLEDLLNELMEEDEYFQAMRWARRQVSERKGPFLGLGKD